The DNA region CTGGCCAACTCATAAAGTGCTTTGGTGGGGAAGGATATCTCCTTTTTATGGATCactttcaagaaatatttttgaatgacaTCCAATCTCTTTTTATGGCAGTCTAGTACACCACCCCAACCAATTATTCCATATGACAACTGTGACTGTACCAGAGCATTGTATAGGATGTTAAGATGTTTCAAGCTGTCAATTGTTTTCCTCACAAATCtgaattgatataaaaattccCCTCAACTTTTTTGTCAAATATATCATATGAGCATCCCATTTTAAATGTTCATCGATCATTACGCCAAGGTACTTCACAGAGGATGTTTTCGGAATCGTTAACTCATCGTCCAAGTGTATGTCACCAATATCTTCTGCCACAGCTTTACTCGATTTGAACGGTATGTATTTTGTCTTGGCTTGATTGAGAGTAAGTTTATTCAGTTGTAACCATTTTACTATTTGACCAAAGTCGCGAATCACTACCCTCTTCAAGTCTGACCATGATGTACTTTCGTACAGAACTACAGTATCGTCTGCAAAGCTCAGAATATCACCATCAACTTCCATCTCCAACAGCCCATTCATGTATATAAGGAAGAGAAGCGGACCAAGAACGGTGCCCTGTGGAATCCCGAAAGTAATTAACCTTCTTTTACTAAGCTTGTCATTTATTTCAACCATTTGCTTTCTATTGGAAAGGTAGCTTTTGATCAGTTCATAAATCGATCCCCGAAACCCATAGTTGTATAATTTTTCCATCAACTTCTCATGACTGACtgtgtcaaatgctttcgccAAATCGATGAACACAGCTAAAGTTGGCCTGCTTTTATCCAAATGGCTATATATCTTAGTTGTTAATTCTCTTATGACGTCCTCAGTTGAGATACCCTGACGGAATCCAAATTGCCTTTTTGATAATATGCTATACTTGTCTAAATAGCTCATTATTCGGGTTTTTAATAacttttcaatgatttttcctATGTTGGAAATTAGAGTTATTGGCCTATAATTTGTCATTTGCGTCTTATCACCATTTTTGTATATTGGTTTTACAATTCCCAGTTTCAGAAATCAGGAAAAGATCCTTTTTGAAAACAGGTGTtagtcaagtaggctatgggtTCCGTTATTTCTTCCTTTATTTCTTTTAATGTTTCGGCCCTGATCCCATCGAAGCCAGCGgatttttttgattttaagCCCGATATAATCTTGATTATCTCCTGCGGTTCTACTGGGGTTAAATTAAGGAACTCTCCACAGTCCTACATCTGTCGACAAAATCATTGGGAGTTTTTATTTTATCAGCATATTTTTCTCCTAATTCACTGTAATACTTATTGAATGCTTCAGCTATTTCAAAGTCACCTTGGATGTTTTCCAtattttcagttatcaatttatCTATTTTAGTTTCCGATTTCCTTCCGTGACAGATGTCTTTCACGTAGTCCCATAATGCTTTTGATTCTAAACCTGCCttttggatgcaattttgaaagtaaatattttatgtttcttttatcttttttttaatgTGATTTTTGGCTCtagtatattcatttttcaggtCTAAGTTATTATGATCCAACTTCAGCCTGCGgtataattcattttttttgtttattaattCACATATAGCAGGTGAGATCCATTCCTTTCTTATTCtatctttttttcttattttcacaATATTGGTGCTCTGCTCAATATGCTCAGTCAAAATAGAAACAAAGTTGCCGGCAATCTCGTTCACTTCGACCGCCTCATAAACCTTCATCCATGTTTCATTTCTTAATCGATCTTTGAGTTTATTGTAATTGACATATTTCCTATATTTCTCAGGAATAACATTCCTATACGTAACTTCAAAATCTAAAGTTAATATGACAGGATAGTGATCTGTGACGAGGTATTGTAAAACACATGCATCAGCACTTTCGCTTTGCAAGTTGAAACCCTTCACGAAGAAGTGATCGAGACAAGTTCTGCTCTCTGGGCGGGTTGGTCGATTTATCATCGAAACATAACCACATGAAGACATAATATTCTtatattcttcaacaaaattttcATCACTCAGTAAGTCTATATTCACATCACCTGCAATCACATGTTTCATATCTATGTCTTTATTTTGTAGGTATTCCAACATACCCATATTGAattgtttcaaagatattttcggCGACCGATATAGGGCTGTTAGTAGCAGggattttccacttttttctTGTACTGTCACTTCTAACCAACACATTTCATCAATAAGTATTTTTCTACAATCATAAGTAATATTTTCCTCAATATATATCATTACACCATCATTTCTGTTGAATATTCCCTCGTTATATATAGTATTGTATCCTTTCATCCTGAACATATTTATATCCGCCACATGAAAAGTTTCCGTCAGAATTATGATATCAAAACGATGTTTAATGGTTTCTAGTAATATTTccaattcatcaaaattttttggGCACTCCGTATATTCATTtggaatattttaaaattttgtccTATAACACCTTGGTCGAAATTGTGTATGTCATCCACCAGTTTAGTCCTGAATTCCTCATTGTGATAATCTCTAATAAATTTGTCCATATCCTCAAACAACCAACAGACATTCACAAAACAATAAAGAacttcatacagggtgtcccacttaCTTTTCAATTAATGTTCTGTTTCGAAGCTTCCGAACTCGAGCATTCTTCACAGACCATGTATCAGTAGGCTTTAATGTAGCACCTTGCACTGAACCACCTTCTTCTTCCACAATGTTTTCTCCCTCTGAGGtatcctgtatatttttactTATAGGTGTATGGGGAGCACTATGCGGTTTTATTTTATCCTCGCTTTTTTCTAGATCTTGTATGGTGTATATTCTTTTTCCAACGATCAGTTTATCACCCCTGATATAAGATCTTTCCTCATATTGTTGTCGAGCGCTTATGAGGTGGTTATATAATATTTTCGTTTCCTCTCGCTGTTGTGACGTGAGATCATTCACTATAGAAATTCCGgttccttcaattttttcacgTTCTTGAAAATAAGTTTCTTCTTCTGTTGTGTTGTCAGTTCAATCTTTATTGGACTATTCTGGGACCTTCCAAGAGGAAAAATGTCGCTCACCTCCGACTCTTGAATTGTTATATCCAGGAGGCGTCCTAGTTCTCCAGTAACAAGTGCTGGGCTAATTATAGTTCCCTCCTTTCTCAATCCAAATACAACAATATCGTTTTTAATAAGGGCACGTTCGTTCCACTCCACTCTCCTCCTCAGATTTTGATTTTCCTCTTCGAGATTGTTCACCCTACTTTTCAAATTTTGGATTTCCAGCAATAGCCTCGTCTCAAATGCTGTGATACAGTTTTTCAATTCCTTTTTTGAATTTACTATTTCATCGAACAACTGTTTGAGAGAAATTTCGTCCTTTGCCCCATCAGACATCCTGTACTAGAAGTATCCGTCGCAGTGTGGAACGCTTTAGATAATTCAACTTCACAGCTGAAGAGTACGATAAGGATCGGAGATAACTGTGTGTATATTTCACAATGACTTCCGATTTTACTGAATATAATATTTTGTTCAACTAGATTCTGCAATGAACCAATTtatacttcaatcaacgattTCAGTATCGTTTTTCTCTGTAAATAAACTTCAGATCTGTAGTATGCCTGAGTCGGCTGTTATCAATTTATGTATCTATATACGTGTTAGCGGTACGACACGATAATGACGaatgtagaagatgcaaggtttgtgctgctgctaacggaccttatgatAAAGGAAAAGGACCAAtgaggcaatataacgtcggatcccccatggaacgagtagctatcgacatcgctggcccctttcccgaaacagaccatggaaacaagtacattttggaagcgatggactatttcacgaaatgggtggaagcctacggtatttaTAATCAAGAGGccaggactacacctcttcatccacaattagacggcatggtcgaacgaatgaatcggaccatggcaaaacatctagccaaagtagtttctgatcaccagcgggattgggatgaatatttacatctattcaccatggcatatagatcttcggttcaagaatctaccaaggaaactccatccagtataatgttcggccgagaaataagactgccttgcgacttagagtttggatgtaagcctggagaagacgtagctggggaggactacgttagtaaattaaggaataagctggattacattcatgacaaggtgcgcaatcaaatgcagcaagcaagtgaccgaatgaaaatgcgctacgacatcaaggccattgaaggtggattcaccgctggagatctggtgtggctacataatccacaaaggaggaaaggtttttcaccaaagctgcagagacagtgggagggaccgtatgaaataatcaagaggataaatgatgtagtttaccggataaggaagccccccagaggaaaaccaaaggtcgtccatttcaaccgattagccccgtacgcgcaggacaaagaagaagtacgtcttgtggaagccccgatgcaaggtagcagcgattaccagaagtttatggattgttatggtgagacacgcgttgaacggttcggcgttacacaggaagtacatcaagatctctttaccgtgtctgaggaatactctctcgctgaTTGCGTAGcgaaggaccttcgtatgagcaaaggaatagcaagagtattcagaaataaatttggacgtcaggaagaactattgcgacagcagacAAGAATcgaaaaagttttgaaattgaaggctgaaggtcggttcatttattacctagtcaccaagcaatATTCCTATcggaagccaacctatcagaatctatggacggcactgcatagcttgaaagaagaccttcaacgctttggagttaggaaattagctgttctcaagctcggttgtggattggactagctgaattggcgagttgtgaaattcactaaatctgttctgggacagaacaggcttaaggaggggacagtgtaaccagtccggcccttgcggttgGACCTTTCGAGAACTAGAGCGGTCGTTAGGTTCTGGAACAAcagcgaaggtacctgaatgtttccggcgcctatataagcccagcggaggagtaCTTAAcaagtacagttatagttcacagtgcaagcgactagtggaaataaatacgagtgaaaataaatattagTGTCATAGTTAGTTTGGAAGttataagtgtaaataaataattttaataacttggacgttttaattaagcgaaGATAACGTTACAGTAGTTTTTCTGTTGACTCCTCCTCGCCTAGACCTGTGACCAGCGGGGTTCTCCAGGGAACGGTATTGATTCCCCCCCTTTTCTTGAATTATACTGCCGAATTACCCCGTAATTTGAGATCTCCTTGCTTGCAATTTGCAGACGTCACGAAGATTTTCAACAACCCCATCACAGATTCTGTACTACTTTAATCGGATCTCGATCCTCTTTCGGGCTAGTCCCTAGAATTCCTAGATTGGTTGATTCCACTTAACCTCGGGAAATGCGTGGTTCTGCACATCGGCAAGCAGAACACCAGACACCATAACTTTCTAGATAGACACCAACTTGCTACGACGGAGTCACATGAAGACCTAGGATTAACCATCACATCCGACCTCAGCTGGTGCCAACATGTTAAGAAGGTGACGTCGAAGGCAAGGAGTCTCGTTTTCATGTTCTCAAGTGATATCCGTGGCTGTTCGCCCAATGTCTGCAGTAACATTTATAAGACTTATATAAGACCGATCGGATCCTTCAATTTGCTGGTCTGCTGGTTGGAGTAACACAAACAACTTTTAAGGGCATATAATCAAGTTGAAAAAGGCTAATAGAATTTTTCACATCAAACCGTTCTTTTGCCTGCTGATGTAGTTTGTGCGGCCAGTGTGAACACATTCAAAAACAGTTTTTATTAGCATCGATTTCGTTCACCAGCTGGCGAATTTGGTGTTCGACTATACATAAAATTACGGAATTATATAGGAAATATAAGAATAGTCGTATTTTTTGACATTTCTGTTTTATGTCATTGTCCGTCGCTGAAATTTCATGGTTGTCAACGTCATCGTCATTTAAAAACGTTCTCGAAAATTAACATTAAGATGCTTTTCGAATCAAGCTAAAAAATACGTTCATTCTTATATCATTCCGCAATTTTACGAAGAGAAaaagttttatattttttttttattatattccgGTGGACTGAGCGCAGGTCGGTCGTAATTCACGACGGTCCGGGAAAATTAATCGCAAATCGTGTAATTTGCgaagtgaaaaataataatttcgatCCAGTAACGATTGAAGTTAAGTACAAGTGAGAAAACGTTTCAAACGTTGTGAACAATAGTGAGAAAAGACACTACAAGTTCAAAAACAACAGTGAGAAAAAAGACTCGAAAGTGAAAGAAAACAAACAATCGAAACAGATGGTCTGGATTTCTTGAATCCAGATAACGTCTGTTTACTTTATTCATTGGCGTGCCGCCAAATTACTCAATATGAGCATGGATACCTCAACCGAACAATTCTGTGACCAATCACAGAACTCAAGTACGTTAGAAGATATTCTTATTAACCTCAATCGAAcacaaacaaaaacaaacaattcTTACATAGTGAGAACGTCATCAACAAGTTCAGAAGAATTTCTAGGATTTGAGACAAATAAGTCTGAAGAAAATCCATGGCAATCAGTAAGGTCGGCGCCAACAAAGAGGAGAAAAATTaacaacaaaaacaacaacaacattACAATCCAAAATAGATTCGATGTTCTAAAGAGTGTC from Coccinella septempunctata chromosome 1, icCocSept1.1, whole genome shotgun sequence includes:
- the LOC123323051 gene encoding uncharacterized protein LOC123323051 yields the protein MFRMKGYNTIYNEGIFNRNDGVMIYIEENITYDCRKILIDEMCWLEVTVQEKSGKSLLLTALYRSPKISLKQFNMGDVNIDLLSDENFVEEYKNIMSSCGYVSMINRPTRPESRTCLDHFFVKGFNLQSESADACVLQYLVTDHYPVILTLDFEVTYRNVIPEKYRKYVNYNKLKDRLRNETWMKVYEAVEVNEIAGNFVSILTEHIEQSTNIVKIRKKDRIRKEWISPAICELINKKNELYRRLKLDHNNLDLKNEYTRAKNHIKKKIKET